One segment of Streptomyces sp. YIM 121038 DNA contains the following:
- a CDS encoding GNAT family N-acetyltransferase, producing MTEIRTPRLLLRRWHDDDLAPMADINADPRVMRWIDDGSVRDLDHTAEEIERWEEEWDEEGFGLFAVELLASGELAGFTGLSVPEFLPEAGPAVAISWRLGSPFWGQGYASEAAHATLEFALQDRGLDRVISISRVGDHASENIIRKLGMVPERETTHPQYAYPLQVHTIDLTEFQA from the coding sequence ATGACCGAGATCCGCACCCCCCGCCTCCTCCTGCGTCGCTGGCACGACGACGACCTCGCGCCGATGGCGGACATCAACGCGGACCCGCGGGTCATGCGCTGGATCGACGACGGCTCGGTACGCGACCTGGACCACACCGCAGAGGAAATCGAGCGGTGGGAGGAGGAATGGGACGAGGAGGGCTTCGGACTCTTCGCCGTCGAACTGCTGGCCTCGGGTGAACTGGCGGGCTTCACGGGTCTGTCCGTACCCGAGTTCCTGCCGGAGGCAGGGCCCGCCGTGGCCATCAGCTGGCGGCTCGGCTCACCGTTCTGGGGCCAGGGATACGCCTCCGAAGCCGCCCACGCCACGCTGGAGTTCGCACTCCAGGACCGCGGCCTGGACCGCGTCATCAGTATCAGCCGGGTGGGAGACCACGCCTCCGAGAACATCATCCGCAAGCTCGGCATGGTGCCCGAACGGGAGACGACACACCCGCAGTACGCCTACCCCCTCCAGGTCCACACCATCGACCTCACCGAGTTCCAGGCATGA
- a CDS encoding AraC family transcriptional regulator, with the protein MTSSAERAAYWRVPELALEAMDARFERYAYPMHAHDTYSFGVTDHGAQSFVCRGERHVSAAGLVMVFNPDDPHDGQSAVRDGYRYRMLHLGEDHVRDVLADALPTEARLPLFDTPVVDNPALARAVARLHAAVTENAPRLVVEERLTAAVLLLSRHASTKPTPGPDRPGRTDLAALDRARTLLRQRFADNISADDLARAAGCSRFTLYRGFRTAYGFAPSDYQRDLRLRRARALLAEGTPPATAAAEAGFADQAHLTRWFARTYGVTPAAYRTA; encoded by the coding sequence ATGACGTCGTCCGCAGAGCGCGCCGCCTACTGGCGGGTTCCCGAGCTCGCGCTGGAAGCCATGGACGCCCGCTTCGAGCGGTACGCGTACCCGATGCACGCCCACGACACGTACTCGTTCGGGGTGACCGATCACGGTGCGCAGTCTTTCGTGTGCAGGGGAGAGCGCCACGTCAGCGCGGCCGGGCTGGTCATGGTGTTCAATCCGGACGACCCTCACGACGGGCAGTCGGCCGTCCGCGACGGTTACCGCTACCGGATGCTGCACCTGGGCGAAGACCACGTCCGGGACGTACTCGCCGACGCGCTGCCCACCGAGGCGCGGCTGCCGCTCTTCGACACCCCGGTCGTGGACAACCCGGCTCTGGCCCGAGCCGTCGCCCGCCTCCACGCCGCGGTCACCGAGAACGCGCCGCGCCTGGTCGTCGAGGAACGCCTCACCGCCGCCGTCCTGCTCCTGAGCCGTCACGCTTCGACGAAGCCCACGCCCGGACCGGACCGGCCGGGCCGCACGGACCTCGCCGCCCTGGACCGGGCCCGCACTCTGCTGCGGCAACGGTTCGCCGACAACATCTCCGCCGACGACCTGGCGCGAGCGGCCGGATGCAGCCGCTTCACGCTGTACCGGGGCTTCCGCACCGCGTACGGCTTCGCCCCCAGCGACTACCAGCGCGATCTGCGGCTGCGCCGAGCCCGTGCCCTCCTGGCCGAGGGCACGCCACCGGCGACGGCCGCCGCCGAGGCGGGCTTCGCCGACCAGGCCCACCTCACCCGCTGGTTCGCCCGCACCTACGGCGTCACTCCCGCTGCCTACCGCACGGCGTGA
- the merB gene encoding organomercurial lyase: protein MTENASTAPASPDETEGVRLAVYRGFARTGRAPSVPELSALTALAPGRVRRELRTLHARHDLVLDPYDEDHIVMAHPFASVPLGFSVMGTRALWWGGCAWDSFALPHLLKDEPDVLVATRCPACDAPHAWVVGRQGPPKGDQVAHFLTPMSRVWDDVVRTCGNQRLFCSTDCVDTWLHTTGHERGYVMDLATLWRFASDWYTGRLERGYVRRDPAAAASYFAEVGLHGSFWGLPD, encoded by the coding sequence ATGACCGAGAACGCCTCGACAGCACCGGCGAGCCCCGATGAGACCGAGGGGGTGCGCCTGGCCGTCTACCGCGGATTCGCCCGTACCGGACGCGCACCGAGCGTGCCGGAGCTCTCCGCGCTCACCGCACTCGCCCCCGGCCGGGTACGCCGGGAACTGCGCACCCTCCACGCACGCCACGATCTGGTCCTGGACCCGTACGACGAAGACCACATCGTGATGGCCCACCCCTTCGCCTCCGTACCGCTCGGCTTCTCCGTCATGGGGACGCGGGCCCTGTGGTGGGGTGGCTGCGCCTGGGACTCGTTCGCCCTGCCCCACCTGCTCAAGGACGAGCCCGACGTGCTGGTCGCCACCCGCTGCCCGGCCTGCGACGCCCCGCACGCCTGGGTCGTCGGCCGCCAAGGACCCCCGAAGGGCGACCAGGTGGCCCACTTCCTCACCCCCATGAGCCGGGTCTGGGACGACGTCGTGCGCACCTGCGGCAACCAGCGCCTGTTCTGCTCCACCGACTGCGTCGACACCTGGCTGCACACGACGGGGCACGAGCGCGGCTACGTCATGGACCTGGCCACGCTGTGGCGCTTCGCCAGCGACTGGTACACCGGACGCCTGGAGCGGGGCTACGTCCGCCGTGACCCCGCCGCCGCGGCCTCCTACTTCGCCGAGGTCGGCCTGCACGGCTCTTTCTGGGGGCTGCCCGACTGA
- a CDS encoding YafY family protein, which yields MDAASGNERGTTERVLTLLGLLQQRQVWTGPELADRLGVTPRTVRRDVERLRTLGYPVHASQGVGGGYQLGPGQHLPPLLLDDQEAIATAVSLLAGAGGAVAGAGDAALRALTKLDQVLPTRLQYEVRALSGSVESFGGGRTPVDPEVLMTLARACRDEVEADFDYPSGSEVRRRRVEPYRLVASDRRWYLFAYDLDRDDWRSFRVDRMTDASARTWRFCPRAAPDAATYVQEGVASRAYPHQARFLVHASADTVRAQIPASAAVVRRRGSELCEVLSGAASLDFVLMHVLLLGHDFEVLDPPELGRRCRALAERLLSAGATVSQVPDMEEP from the coding sequence GTGGACGCGGCAAGCGGTAACGAGCGGGGTACGACGGAGCGGGTGCTCACCCTGCTCGGGCTGCTGCAGCAGCGCCAGGTCTGGACCGGCCCCGAGCTCGCCGACCGGCTCGGGGTCACACCGCGCACGGTACGGCGTGATGTCGAGCGGCTGCGCACGCTCGGTTATCCGGTGCACGCCAGCCAGGGCGTCGGCGGCGGCTACCAACTCGGCCCGGGGCAGCACCTGCCGCCGCTGCTTCTCGACGACCAAGAGGCGATCGCCACCGCGGTCTCGCTGCTCGCCGGCGCGGGCGGCGCGGTCGCCGGCGCCGGCGACGCCGCGCTCCGGGCGCTGACCAAACTCGACCAGGTGCTGCCCACCCGGCTTCAGTACGAGGTGCGCGCACTCTCCGGCTCGGTGGAGTCCTTCGGGGGAGGCCGCACACCCGTCGACCCCGAGGTGCTCATGACACTGGCCAGAGCCTGCCGCGACGAGGTCGAGGCCGACTTCGACTACCCGTCCGGAAGCGAGGTGCGACGGCGACGGGTCGAGCCCTACCGCCTGGTCGCCTCCGACCGGCGCTGGTACCTCTTCGCCTACGACCTCGATCGCGACGACTGGCGCAGCTTCCGTGTCGACCGGATGACCGACGCGTCCGCACGGACCTGGCGCTTCTGCCCGCGTGCTGCGCCCGACGCGGCGACGTACGTGCAGGAGGGTGTGGCGAGCCGGGCCTACCCGCACCAGGCGCGCTTCCTCGTGCACGCGTCGGCCGACACGGTGCGCGCGCAGATTCCGGCGTCGGCGGCCGTCGTGCGACGGCGGGGGAGCGAGCTCTGCGAGGTGCTCAGTGGCGCCGCCAGCCTCGACTTCGTGCTCATGCACGTACTCCTGCTGGGGCACGACTTCGAGGTACTCGACCCTCCGGAGCTCGGAAGGCGCTGCCGCGCGCTGGCGGAGAGACTGCTGTCGGCCGGTGCGACGGTCTCACAGGTGCCGGACATGGAGGAGCCATGA
- a CDS encoding VOC family protein yields the protein MSRHIQITFDAHDPRALSSFWRDALGYVHPGPPGVDLPEGADPLAAWDDFLARIGVPEEQRTTRSAIEDPDGHGPRLFFQQVPEDKVAKNRVHLDVRAAPGLRGEERMAALEAECERLVALGATRVRRHEPAPPMNAGFIVMTDPEGNEFCLD from the coding sequence ATGAGCCGCCACATCCAGATCACCTTCGACGCCCACGACCCGCGGGCGCTGTCGTCCTTCTGGCGCGACGCACTGGGCTACGTCCACCCCGGCCCGCCCGGAGTCGACCTGCCCGAGGGCGCCGACCCGCTGGCCGCATGGGACGACTTCCTCGCGCGGATCGGCGTACCGGAGGAGCAGCGCACCACGAGATCGGCCATCGAGGACCCGGACGGACACGGTCCACGGCTGTTCTTCCAGCAGGTGCCGGAGGACAAGGTCGCCAAGAACCGCGTCCACCTCGACGTCCGTGCGGCTCCCGGGCTGCGGGGAGAGGAGCGGATGGCGGCACTGGAGGCGGAGTGCGAGCGGCTTGTCGCGCTGGGAGCGACGCGGGTACGTCGCCACGAGCCCGCTCCCCCGATGAACGCCGGCTTCATCGTGATGACCGACCCCGAGGGCAACGAGTTCTGCCTGGACTGA
- a CDS encoding GNAT family N-acetyltransferase produces the protein MTDVSARLADATDQPILERLWLLFRHDMSEFNSALPNPDGTFRSEWLHAALTQADWAPYLLTSGASPVGLAFVRSLTAPTRVLNSFFVVRGARRSGIGLRAVHEVLAKHPGPWEVAFQESNVAAVAFWRRVATEIAGDAWTEERRPVAGRPDLPPDTWITFDAPADAQR, from the coding sequence ATGACCGACGTATCTGCGCGCCTCGCCGATGCGACCGACCAGCCAATACTGGAGCGCCTCTGGTTGCTGTTCCGGCACGACATGTCGGAGTTCAACAGCGCTCTGCCCAACCCCGACGGCACCTTCCGGAGCGAATGGCTCCACGCCGCCCTCACGCAGGCCGACTGGGCTCCCTATCTCTTGACCAGTGGCGCATCCCCTGTTGGCCTCGCGTTCGTCCGCAGTCTGACTGCTCCGACGCGCGTCCTGAACAGCTTCTTCGTGGTCCGTGGGGCGCGCAGGTCAGGGATCGGGCTGCGAGCGGTTCACGAGGTCCTGGCGAAGCACCCGGGGCCGTGGGAAGTCGCCTTCCAAGAGAGCAACGTCGCCGCAGTCGCATTCTGGCGTCGCGTCGCTACGGAGATCGCTGGCGACGCGTGGACTGAGGAACGCAGGCCGGTAGCCGGTCGCCCAGACCTGCCACCCGATACCTGGATCACCTTCGACGCCCCGGCTGATGCCCAGCGCTGA
- a CDS encoding SDR family oxidoreductase has protein sequence MPGVLQEKVAVITGGTSGIGLAIAHRFVREGARVFVTGRDTDRLEAAVKEMGPAATGVRSDVSVLADLDALYARVREEAGRIDVLVANAGIVADAALGAHTEANVDLTLAVNVKGPLFTVQKALPLLAENASILVVGSSNSVRPNEQLEVYSASKAALSNLVHNWARQSRERRFRVNVLSPGPTRTPGLLGAAGPDADRFAEAVVPLGRLADAEEIAEAALFLASDASSFVTGAELFADGGYTRA, from the coding sequence ATGCCAGGCGTGTTGCAAGAGAAGGTGGCCGTGATCACCGGAGGGACCAGCGGGATCGGACTGGCCATCGCCCACCGCTTCGTCCGGGAGGGCGCGCGGGTCTTCGTGACCGGCCGGGACACCGACCGCCTCGAAGCGGCAGTCAAGGAGATGGGCCCTGCGGCCACCGGCGTACGATCCGACGTCTCGGTCCTGGCCGACCTGGACGCGCTCTACGCGCGCGTCCGCGAGGAGGCCGGACGCATCGACGTTCTGGTGGCCAACGCGGGAATCGTCGCGGACGCCGCGCTCGGCGCCCACACCGAGGCGAACGTCGACCTGACGCTCGCCGTCAACGTCAAGGGCCCACTGTTCACCGTCCAGAAGGCGCTTCCGCTGCTGGCGGAGAACGCCTCCATCCTGGTCGTCGGCTCCAGCAACAGCGTGCGGCCCAACGAGCAACTCGAGGTCTACAGCGCCTCGAAGGCCGCACTGAGCAACCTCGTACACAACTGGGCCCGGCAGTCGCGCGAGCGCCGATTCCGGGTCAACGTGCTCAGCCCCGGACCCACGCGGACTCCTGGCCTGCTGGGCGCCGCGGGGCCGGACGCCGACCGGTTCGCCGAGGCCGTCGTGCCACTGGGGCGGCTTGCCGACGCCGAGGAAATCGCCGAGGCCGCCCTCTTCCTGGCTTCGGACGCCTCGTCGTTCGTCACCGGCGCCGAACTCTTCGCCGACGGCGGCTACACCCGGGCCTGA
- a CDS encoding TetR/AcrR family transcriptional regulator: MPRPRAFDERQVLERAREQFWATGYAGTRMDDIARATGLGKGSLYGAFGDKGKLFHRVFGDWCTAVVEVAEGRLAGGPDAEALTRLSGYVHLMAENTASDTEHRGCLLAKGTAELAQHDPTVAGRSAETMTALLALLRTEISAAQRHGDIDSAADPERLAALLLTVVRGIEAVGKAGLTPEALRNVADTALAVLPRPEGQRRRGRSPARENQLDGTTAT, encoded by the coding sequence ATGCCGAGACCACGCGCATTCGACGAACGCCAAGTCCTGGAGCGGGCACGGGAACAGTTCTGGGCGACCGGCTACGCGGGTACCCGGATGGACGACATCGCCCGGGCGACCGGCCTGGGCAAGGGCAGCCTGTACGGCGCGTTCGGCGACAAGGGCAAGCTGTTCCACCGCGTGTTCGGCGACTGGTGCACCGCGGTCGTCGAGGTGGCCGAAGGGCGGCTGGCAGGCGGCCCGGACGCGGAGGCCCTGACCCGGCTGTCGGGATACGTGCACCTCATGGCGGAGAACACCGCTTCCGACACCGAGCACCGCGGATGCCTGCTGGCCAAGGGCACGGCGGAACTGGCCCAGCACGATCCGACGGTCGCCGGGCGTTCGGCCGAGACCATGACGGCGCTGCTGGCCCTGCTGCGGACGGAGATCAGCGCCGCCCAGCGCCACGGCGACATCGACAGCGCTGCGGATCCGGAGCGGTTGGCGGCCCTGCTGCTGACGGTGGTCCGCGGCATCGAGGCGGTGGGCAAGGCCGGCCTGACCCCGGAGGCGCTGCGGAACGTCGCAGACACCGCACTGGCGGTCCTGCCCAGGCCCGAGGGGCAGAGACGCCGCGGGCGCAGCCCGGCCCGTGAGAACCAACTCGATGGCACCACGGCCACATGA
- a CDS encoding 2-dehydropantoate 2-reductase, whose product MPHTTPPLSSGSHPLPPRSTVAVLGPGGIGGLLAALLSRAGHRVICLATEGTARTLRRSGIRVHSAQFGDFTAAVEADTVLREPVDLCLATVKQTALAAALDRVPPRLLDGGYVLPLLNGVEHLDTLRKRFGAERVVPAVVRVESTRTAPGVVEHGSPFLEIDLALRHEPHVPLAALLASAGADTRVVPDGNAVLWAKLAFLAPFALLTTRYGLPIGGIRSARREELVALVEETTAVSRACGASTDATGVLARYDAFPPGSKSSMQRDAEAGRPLELDAIGGALLRAAERHGIPVPLAERLMAELEGR is encoded by the coding sequence ATGCCCCACACCACGCCGCCGCTCAGCAGCGGCTCCCACCCCCTCCCGCCCCGCTCGACGGTGGCGGTGCTCGGCCCCGGAGGGATCGGCGGCCTCCTCGCCGCGCTGCTCTCCCGCGCCGGGCACCGCGTGATCTGCCTCGCCACCGAAGGGACCGCACGCACCCTGCGCCGCAGCGGCATCCGCGTACACAGCGCGCAGTTCGGTGACTTCACCGCCGCGGTCGAGGCGGACACCGTGCTGCGGGAACCCGTCGACCTGTGCCTGGCGACCGTCAAGCAGACCGCGCTCGCCGCGGCGCTCGACCGTGTCCCGCCCCGTCTCCTCGACGGCGGATACGTGCTGCCCCTGCTGAACGGCGTCGAGCACCTGGACACCTTGCGGAAGCGCTTCGGCGCGGAACGGGTGGTACCGGCCGTGGTGCGCGTCGAGTCCACCCGAACCGCCCCGGGCGTCGTCGAACACGGCAGCCCGTTCCTGGAGATCGACCTGGCCCTCCGGCACGAGCCCCACGTCCCGCTCGCCGCGTTGCTCGCCTCCGCCGGAGCGGACACCCGCGTCGTGCCGGACGGGAACGCCGTGCTCTGGGCCAAGCTGGCGTTCCTGGCCCCCTTCGCCCTGCTCACCACCCGCTACGGCCTGCCGATCGGCGGCATCCGGTCCGCGCGGCGCGAGGAACTGGTGGCCCTGGTCGAGGAGACCACCGCCGTCAGCAGGGCCTGCGGCGCGTCCACGGACGCCACCGGGGTCCTGGCCCGCTACGACGCCTTCCCTCCCGGCAGCAAGTCGTCGATGCAGCGCGACGCGGAAGCGGGCCGCCCGCTGGAACTCGACGCGATCGGCGGAGCCCTGCTCCGGGCGGCGGAGCGCCACGGCATCCCCGTACCGCTGGCGGAACGCCTGATGGCCGAACTGGAAGGCCGCTGA
- a CDS encoding quinone oxidoreductase — protein MRAIRIEKHGGPEVMRWTELPDPTPGPGEALVRVGAAGVNYMDVGARAEGGPGWAAPAVLGVEGTGRVTALGEGARDLAVGDRVAWFYHPGSYAELLAVPVDSLVKVPDGISDETAAAVMMQGLTASHLSTETYPIRPGDTAVVHAAAGGVGRLLTQMIGARGGRVIGLVSREEKAPMAKEAGADHVLVHSGGGFEEQIRELTGGQGAHVVYDGGGAGTFRSSQLSLRPHGVHAYYGPFMGVPTLRPTDLPNSILLTYPVVHHHVPTREALLRRTGEVFDLILAGRLVPRVTGRYPLADAARAHADLESRRTTGKLLLLP, from the coding sequence ATGCGCGCCATCCGAATCGAGAAGCACGGCGGCCCCGAGGTCATGCGGTGGACCGAGCTGCCCGATCCGACGCCCGGCCCCGGTGAGGCGCTGGTGCGGGTGGGTGCCGCAGGGGTGAACTACATGGACGTCGGCGCCCGCGCCGAGGGCGGCCCCGGCTGGGCGGCGCCCGCGGTCCTCGGCGTCGAGGGGACGGGCCGCGTCACCGCCCTCGGCGAAGGCGCCCGGGACCTGGCCGTCGGTGACCGGGTGGCCTGGTTCTACCACCCGGGCAGCTACGCCGAACTGCTCGCCGTACCGGTGGACTCGCTCGTCAAGGTGCCCGACGGCATCAGCGACGAGACCGCCGCCGCCGTGATGATGCAGGGCCTCACCGCCAGCCACCTGAGCACCGAGACCTACCCGATCCGCCCGGGTGACACCGCCGTGGTGCACGCCGCGGCGGGCGGGGTCGGCCGGTTGCTCACCCAGATGATCGGCGCGCGCGGCGGCCGGGTGATCGGACTGGTCTCCCGCGAGGAGAAGGCGCCCATGGCCAAGGAGGCCGGTGCCGACCACGTGCTCGTCCACTCGGGCGGCGGCTTCGAGGAGCAGATCAGGGAGCTGACCGGCGGACAGGGTGCCCACGTCGTCTACGACGGCGGCGGCGCCGGGACGTTCCGCTCCTCGCAGCTGTCCCTGCGCCCGCACGGCGTGCACGCCTACTACGGCCCCTTCATGGGCGTCCCCACCCTGCGCCCCACCGACCTGCCCAACAGCATCCTGCTGACCTACCCCGTGGTGCACCACCACGTCCCCACCCGCGAGGCCCTGCTGCGGCGGACGGGGGAGGTGTTCGACCTGATCCTCGCGGGTCGGCTCGTCCCGCGCGTCACCGGCCGCTACCCGCTCGCGGACGCGGCCCGCGCCCACGCGGACCTGGAGTCCCGCCGCACGACCGGCAAGCTGCTGCTCCTGCCCTGA
- a CDS encoding alpha/beta hydrolase gives MREYFTAGKQQLSFLDAGGSGRPLLALHGHYNEASVFAPLAEALAPEWRVIALDQRGHGESDRAESYRRADYVADVAAFHRHLGLGPVPVLGHSMGGANAYQYAARHADQVTALIVADVGAVVDADWSMATQLPLGQPSREALVTALGPMAPYLACSFRSSDAGWGYSFDIEHTVLSSQALTGSYWGDWDAVTCPTLLIRGADSPVLTRDHARDMVARRSGRAQLVELPAGHVVQCDAPAAFATTVRTFLTQLPPA, from the coding sequence ATGCGGGAGTACTTCACGGCAGGGAAGCAGCAGTTGTCCTTTCTGGACGCCGGTGGTTCGGGCCGCCCACTGCTGGCACTTCACGGGCACTACAACGAGGCGTCGGTCTTCGCCCCGCTGGCCGAGGCGCTGGCGCCGGAGTGGCGCGTCATCGCCCTGGACCAGCGCGGGCACGGCGAGTCCGACCGCGCCGAGAGCTATCGAAGGGCCGACTACGTCGCCGACGTCGCGGCCTTCCACCGCCATCTGGGACTCGGCCCGGTGCCGGTCCTCGGCCACTCCATGGGCGGCGCGAACGCCTATCAGTACGCCGCCCGGCACGCGGACCAGGTCACCGCCCTGATCGTCGCGGACGTCGGCGCGGTGGTGGACGCCGACTGGTCGATGGCCACACAGCTGCCTCTCGGCCAACCGTCACGCGAGGCCCTGGTCACGGCTCTCGGCCCGATGGCGCCCTACCTCGCGTGCTCCTTCCGCTCCTCCGATGCCGGATGGGGCTATTCGTTCGACATCGAGCACACGGTGCTGTCCAGTCAAGCCCTGACCGGCTCCTACTGGGGCGACTGGGACGCCGTGACCTGCCCGACCCTGCTGATCCGGGGAGCGGACAGCCCCGTACTGACGCGGGACCACGCCCGGGACATGGTCGCCCGCCGGTCCGGCCGGGCCCAGCTGGTCGAGCTTCCGGCCGGGCACGTCGTGCAGTGCGACGCCCCTGCCGCGTTCGCCACCACCGTACGTACGTTCCTCACTCAACTGCCACCGGCGTAA
- a CDS encoding 4-hydroxybenzoate 3-monooxygenase, which translates to MPTADGSADVVILGAGPAGLVLANLLLTRGVDCVVLERAELEHLHARARAGFLAANTVRILDRHGLADGLLQRGHTHSTCEFRTEDGRFQLDYSGLGRGEVHTVYPQQELVGDLLSHYLAAGGRISFGTEAVAVRDADGEEPSVSVRTADGRPGRWRARYVAGCDGRHGAARRSIPDHSVRRFHRDHGVTWLGLLAEAPPSLDAVGYAVHERGFAGHMARTSAITRYYLQCERGTPADSWSDERIWDELDLRMGAKEYGPLRRGLIVQRSAIDLESDVLEPLRYGALFLAGDAASLISPSAAKGANLAVLEAELLARALVDDLTRKDPTGVESYSARCLARIWSAQEFSHWMIELLHGASGRDDASLFLNRTRRSRMASLRTSRSQQDWFAERYVGV; encoded by the coding sequence ATGCCCACCGCCGACGGCTCTGCCGACGTGGTGATACTCGGTGCCGGTCCAGCGGGACTGGTTCTGGCCAATCTGCTGCTCACGCGCGGCGTCGACTGCGTCGTGCTGGAGCGGGCCGAGCTCGAGCACCTCCACGCGCGGGCCCGGGCGGGATTCCTCGCGGCCAACACCGTACGGATCCTGGACCGGCACGGGCTGGCCGACGGGCTGCTCCAGCGCGGGCACACCCACAGCACATGCGAGTTCCGAACCGAGGACGGCCGGTTCCAGTTGGACTACAGCGGGCTCGGCCGCGGGGAAGTGCACACCGTGTACCCCCAACAGGAGCTGGTGGGCGACCTGTTGTCGCACTACCTGGCGGCGGGCGGCCGGATCAGCTTCGGCACGGAAGCGGTGGCCGTACGGGACGCGGACGGCGAGGAGCCGTCGGTGAGCGTGCGGACCGCGGACGGGCGGCCCGGGCGGTGGCGGGCGCGGTACGTCGCCGGATGCGACGGCCGGCACGGGGCGGCGCGGCGCTCGATCCCGGACCACTCGGTCCGCCGCTTCCACCGCGATCACGGCGTGACCTGGCTGGGCCTGCTCGCCGAGGCACCCCCCAGCCTCGACGCCGTCGGCTACGCGGTCCACGAGCGGGGTTTCGCCGGGCACATGGCACGCACCTCCGCCATCACGCGCTACTACCTCCAGTGCGAGCGCGGCACCCCGGCCGACTCCTGGTCGGACGAGCGGATATGGGACGAGCTGGACCTGCGCATGGGGGCCAAGGAGTACGGCCCGCTGCGCCGTGGCCTGATCGTGCAGCGCAGCGCCATCGACCTGGAGTCGGACGTCCTCGAACCCCTCCGGTACGGCGCGCTGTTCCTGGCGGGTGACGCCGCGAGCCTGATCAGCCCGTCCGCCGCCAAGGGGGCGAACCTCGCGGTCCTGGAGGCCGAACTCCTCGCGCGCGCCCTCGTCGACGACCTCACCCGCAAGGACCCCACCGGCGTAGAGAGCTACTCGGCCCGCTGCCTCGCCCGCATCTGGAGCGCGCAGGAGTTCTCGCACTGGATGATCGAGCTGCTGCACGGCGCCTCCGGCAGGGACGACGCGTCCCTCTTCCTCAACCGCACGCGACGCTCCCGCATGGCGTCGCTGCGCACCTCGCGCAGCCAGCAGGACTGGTTCGCCGAGCGCTACGTCGGCGTGTGA